Proteins encoded in a region of the Chloroflexota bacterium genome:
- the greA gene encoding transcription elongation factor GreA, with product MSTQYLTKAGIQELQTELERLITIKRPEIARRLKSAIEMGDLSENAEYVATKEDQGFMEGRIQEIEYILANAEIIETKGGYDIVSIGAKVTIQEGDFPEEEYHLVGSQEADPGNGRISNESPIGRALLGKKVGETIQVETPGGEINFKILKIE from the coding sequence ATGAGTACACAATATCTGACCAAAGCAGGCATACAAGAATTGCAAACTGAACTTGAGCGCCTAATTACGATCAAGCGCCCCGAAATTGCGCGCCGTCTTAAATCTGCCATTGAAATGGGCGACTTATCAGAAAATGCCGAATATGTTGCCACAAAGGAAGATCAGGGTTTTATGGAAGGACGCATTCAGGAAATTGAGTATATTCTTGCCAATGCAGAAATCATTGAAACGAAAGGGGGCTACGATATTGTCTCGATTGGAGCAAAGGTGACTATTCAGGAAGGTGATTTTCCGGAGGAGGAATATCACCTGGTTGGTAGTCAGGAGGCGGACCCTGGCAATGGGCGGATTTCCAACGAATCGCCGATTGGTCGTGCCCTGTTGGGTAAAAAAGTTGGCGAAACAATTCAGGTGGAAACACCCGGGGGGGAGATTAACTTCAAGATTCTCAAAATTGAATAA